The Scyliorhinus canicula chromosome 11, sScyCan1.1, whole genome shotgun sequence genome contains a region encoding:
- the LOC119973618 gene encoding 60S ribosomal protein L37a-like, which yields MAKRTKKMGIARKYGTRYGASPRESVKKIEVSQPAKYSCSFCAKTSLKPRAVGIWRCGSHMKTVAGGAQGDNTTSAFTVKSAIHRLPELKVTTGRGK from the coding sequence ATGGCGAAACGCACCAAGAAAATGGGAATCGCCAGGAAATATGGAACCCGATATGGCGCCTCACCCCGCGAAAGTGTGAAAAAGATCGAGGTCAGTCAGCCCGCAAAATACTCCTGCTCCTTCTGTGCGAAAACATCGCTGAAGCCCAGGGCAGTCGGTATCTGGCGTTGTGGATCTCACATGAAAACAGtggctggaggagctcagggagaCAACACCACCTCAGCCTTTACAGTAAAGTCTGCAATTCACCGTCTGCCGGAGCTGAAGGTGACCACTGGCCGCGGaaagtga